In Populus alba chromosome 9, ASM523922v2, whole genome shotgun sequence, a genomic segment contains:
- the LOC118053805 gene encoding uncharacterized protein isoform X1 codes for MDLDLNEEPLYSSNDSLLGLTTMWNELETTNGLIEERIRQLEAVTFRARQRQRWRQSHITPQTVSISVEPATINVRSEGRLLIGEASVATEERRDEMNKFGKRNSAYLLAKALGRNGNGKEARSDRSVFDCNICLDMAQDPVLTCCGHLFCWPCFYKLSYVYSNVKECPVCMEEVTDTSLIPVYGNGNSNDNNKHRLKESGLKVPPRPSAQRVESVRQQLINRGVFSSSIEERMRHFGNVLIAMGEIPQSEDLDDTPLESERISLLENQAITSQALPFTGAEVSQHYHSVQVSRLLFQGAASLSSFSSAVNSAMNSAVESAERLVEDLEAVLHNHRGRRNHQQSSRPADRDSFSSIAAVIQPDIQNLDTVADADSMLPRSASSSRPDDAATVSQLESHSTGTDIESNSTVPISSSSSRRNLVSRRSEVDISLQTNPSSSRRRIEFSRVSDADNGQNRGHRRRSSCGFLPKYAVSSLIA; via the exons ATGGATCTTGATTTGAACGAAGAACCTTTATACTCTTCCAATGATTCGCTGTTGGGACTCACAACTATGTGGAATGAATTAGAAACCACCAATGGTCTTATAGAAGAACGTATCAGGCAGCTGGAAGCAGTTACTTTCAGGGCTAGGCAACGACAGAGATGGAGACAAAGTCACATCACCCCTCAAACGGTGAGTATTTCTGTGGAACCAGCTACCATTAATGTTCGCAGTGAAGGTAGACTGCTTATTGGGGAGGCTAGTGTTGCTACTGAAGAAAGGAGAGATGAGATGAATAAATTTGGCAAAAGGAATAGTGCCTATTTGTTAGCTAAAGCATTAGGCAGGAATGGGAATGGTAAGGAGGCCAGAAGTGATAGGAGTGTATTTGATTGTAACATATGCCTTGATATGGCACAAGATCCTGTATTAACTTGTTGTGGACACCTGTTTTGTTGGCCATGCTTCTATAAGCTGTCGTATGTTTACTCAAATGTGAAGGAATGCCCTGTGTGTATGGAAGAGGTTACAGACACAAGCCTTATTCCAGTTTATGGCAATGGAAACAGTAATGATAACAACAAGCACAGGTTGAAGGAGTCTGGCTTGAAGGTTCCTCCTAGGCCTTCTGCACAAAGAGTTGAGAGTGTGAGGCAGCAACTCATTAATCGTGGtgtattttcttcttcaattgaaGAAAGGATGCGGCATTTTGGCAATGTGCTCATTGCAATGGGGGAGATACCTCAATCAGAAGATCTTGATGATACTCCTCTTGAATCTGAGAGAATCAGTTTATTGGAAAATCAAGCCATTACTTCTCAGGCACTGCCTTTCACAGGGGCAGAGGTAAGCCAGCACTACCATTCTGTTCAAGTTTCAAGGTTATTGTTTCAAGGAGCAGCTTCACTGTCCTCCTTTTCATCAGCAGTGAATTCTGCGATGAATTCTGCAGTGGAATCTGCAGAAAGATTAGTTGAGGACCTTGAGGCAGTTTTGCACAATCATCGTGGGAGAAGAAACCACCAACAATCTTCACGTCCTGCTGATAGAGATTCATTTTCAAGCATTGCTGCTGTTATTCAACCTGACATCCAGAACCTGGATACAGTTGCTGATGCTGATTCTATGTTGCCTCGTTCGGCTTCATCTTCCAGGCCTGATGATGCTGCCACTGTTTCACAATTGGAAAGCCATAGCACGGGTACTGATATAGAAAGCAATTCTACTGTGCCCATTTCGTCGTCTTCTAGTAGAAGAAATCTAGTTTCTAGGCGTTCAGAAGTGGACATTAGCTTACAAACAAATCCTTCATCTTCCAGGAGAAGAATTGAGTTTTCCAGAGTTTCAGATGCAGACAATGGACAAAACCGTGGGCATAGACGGAGAAG TTCTTGTGGTTTCTTACCGAAGTATGCAGTGTCATCCTTGATTGCATAG
- the LOC118053805 gene encoding uncharacterized protein isoform X3, translating to MDLDLNEEPLYSSNDSLLGLTTMWNELETTNGLIEERIRQLEAVTFRARQRQRWRQSHITPQTVSISVEPATINVRSEGRLLIGEASVATEERRDEMNKFGKRNSAYLLAKALGRNGNGKEARSDRSVFDCNICLDMAQDPVLTCCGHLFCWPCFYKLSYVYSNVKECPVCMEEVTDTSLIPVYGNGNSNDNNKHRLKESGLKVPPRPSAQRVESVRQQLINRGVFSSSIEERMRHFGNVLIAMGEIPQSEDLDDTPLESERISLLENQAITSQALPFTGAEVSQHYHSVQVSRLLFQGAASLSSFSSAVNSAMNSAVESAERLVEDLEAVLHNHRGRRNHQQSSRPADRDSFSSIAAVIQPDIQNLDTVADADSMLPRSASSSRPDDAATVSQLESHSTGEELSFPEFQMQTMDKTVGIDGEVCSVILDCIVRCSVRQRAAI from the exons ATGGATCTTGATTTGAACGAAGAACCTTTATACTCTTCCAATGATTCGCTGTTGGGACTCACAACTATGTGGAATGAATTAGAAACCACCAATGGTCTTATAGAAGAACGTATCAGGCAGCTGGAAGCAGTTACTTTCAGGGCTAGGCAACGACAGAGATGGAGACAAAGTCACATCACCCCTCAAACGGTGAGTATTTCTGTGGAACCAGCTACCATTAATGTTCGCAGTGAAGGTAGACTGCTTATTGGGGAGGCTAGTGTTGCTACTGAAGAAAGGAGAGATGAGATGAATAAATTTGGCAAAAGGAATAGTGCCTATTTGTTAGCTAAAGCATTAGGCAGGAATGGGAATGGTAAGGAGGCCAGAAGTGATAGGAGTGTATTTGATTGTAACATATGCCTTGATATGGCACAAGATCCTGTATTAACTTGTTGTGGACACCTGTTTTGTTGGCCATGCTTCTATAAGCTGTCGTATGTTTACTCAAATGTGAAGGAATGCCCTGTGTGTATGGAAGAGGTTACAGACACAAGCCTTATTCCAGTTTATGGCAATGGAAACAGTAATGATAACAACAAGCACAGGTTGAAGGAGTCTGGCTTGAAGGTTCCTCCTAGGCCTTCTGCACAAAGAGTTGAGAGTGTGAGGCAGCAACTCATTAATCGTGGtgtattttcttcttcaattgaaGAAAGGATGCGGCATTTTGGCAATGTGCTCATTGCAATGGGGGAGATACCTCAATCAGAAGATCTTGATGATACTCCTCTTGAATCTGAGAGAATCAGTTTATTGGAAAATCAAGCCATTACTTCTCAGGCACTGCCTTTCACAGGGGCAGAGGTAAGCCAGCACTACCATTCTGTTCAAGTTTCAAGGTTATTGTTTCAAGGAGCAGCTTCACTGTCCTCCTTTTCATCAGCAGTGAATTCTGCGATGAATTCTGCAGTGGAATCTGCAGAAAGATTAGTTGAGGACCTTGAGGCAGTTTTGCACAATCATCGTGGGAGAAGAAACCACCAACAATCTTCACGTCCTGCTGATAGAGATTCATTTTCAAGCATTGCTGCTGTTATTCAACCTGACATCCAGAACCTGGATACAGTTGCTGATGCTGATTCTATGTTGCCTCGTTCGGCTTCATCTTCCAGGCCTGATGATGCTGCCACTGTTTCACAATTGGAAAGCCATAGCACGG GAGAAGAATTGAGTTTTCCAGAGTTTCAGATGCAGACAATGGACAAAACCGTGGGCATAGACGGAGAAG TATGCAGTGTCATCCTTGATTGCATAGTACGGTGTTCTGTAAGGCAGAGAGCAGCTATTTAA
- the LOC118053805 gene encoding uncharacterized protein isoform X4: protein MDLDLNEEPLYSSNDSLLGLTTMWNELETTNGLIEERIRQLEAVTFRARQRQRWRQSHITPQTVSISVEPATINVRSEGRLLIGEASVATEERRDEMNKFGKRNSAYLLAKALGRNGNGKEARSDRSVFDCNICLDMAQDPVLTCCGHLFCWPCFYKLSYVYSNVKECPVCMEEVTDTSLIPVYGNGNSNDNNKHRLKESGLKVPPRPSAQRVESVRQQLINRGVFSSSIEERMRHFGNVLIAMGEIPQSEDLDDTPLESERISLLENQAITSQALPFTGAEVSQHYHSVQVSRLLFQGAASLSSFSSAVNSAMNSAVESAERLVEDLEAVLHNHRGRRNHQQSSRPADRDSFSSIAAVIQPDIQNLDTVADADSMLPRSASSSRPDDAATVSQLESHSTGEELSFPEFQMQTMDKTVGIDGEVLVVSYRSMQCHP, encoded by the exons ATGGATCTTGATTTGAACGAAGAACCTTTATACTCTTCCAATGATTCGCTGTTGGGACTCACAACTATGTGGAATGAATTAGAAACCACCAATGGTCTTATAGAAGAACGTATCAGGCAGCTGGAAGCAGTTACTTTCAGGGCTAGGCAACGACAGAGATGGAGACAAAGTCACATCACCCCTCAAACGGTGAGTATTTCTGTGGAACCAGCTACCATTAATGTTCGCAGTGAAGGTAGACTGCTTATTGGGGAGGCTAGTGTTGCTACTGAAGAAAGGAGAGATGAGATGAATAAATTTGGCAAAAGGAATAGTGCCTATTTGTTAGCTAAAGCATTAGGCAGGAATGGGAATGGTAAGGAGGCCAGAAGTGATAGGAGTGTATTTGATTGTAACATATGCCTTGATATGGCACAAGATCCTGTATTAACTTGTTGTGGACACCTGTTTTGTTGGCCATGCTTCTATAAGCTGTCGTATGTTTACTCAAATGTGAAGGAATGCCCTGTGTGTATGGAAGAGGTTACAGACACAAGCCTTATTCCAGTTTATGGCAATGGAAACAGTAATGATAACAACAAGCACAGGTTGAAGGAGTCTGGCTTGAAGGTTCCTCCTAGGCCTTCTGCACAAAGAGTTGAGAGTGTGAGGCAGCAACTCATTAATCGTGGtgtattttcttcttcaattgaaGAAAGGATGCGGCATTTTGGCAATGTGCTCATTGCAATGGGGGAGATACCTCAATCAGAAGATCTTGATGATACTCCTCTTGAATCTGAGAGAATCAGTTTATTGGAAAATCAAGCCATTACTTCTCAGGCACTGCCTTTCACAGGGGCAGAGGTAAGCCAGCACTACCATTCTGTTCAAGTTTCAAGGTTATTGTTTCAAGGAGCAGCTTCACTGTCCTCCTTTTCATCAGCAGTGAATTCTGCGATGAATTCTGCAGTGGAATCTGCAGAAAGATTAGTTGAGGACCTTGAGGCAGTTTTGCACAATCATCGTGGGAGAAGAAACCACCAACAATCTTCACGTCCTGCTGATAGAGATTCATTTTCAAGCATTGCTGCTGTTATTCAACCTGACATCCAGAACCTGGATACAGTTGCTGATGCTGATTCTATGTTGCCTCGTTCGGCTTCATCTTCCAGGCCTGATGATGCTGCCACTGTTTCACAATTGGAAAGCCATAGCACGG GAGAAGAATTGAGTTTTCCAGAGTTTCAGATGCAGACAATGGACAAAACCGTGGGCATAGACGGAGAAG TTCTTGTGGTTTCTTACCGAAGTATGCAGTGTCATCCTTGA
- the LOC118053805 gene encoding uncharacterized protein isoform X2 — MDLDLNEEPLYSSNDSLLGLTTMWNELETTNGLIEERIRQLEAVTFRARQRQRWRQSHITPQTVSISVEPATINVRSEGRLLIGEASVATEERRDEMNKFGKRNSAYLLAKALGRNGNGKEARSDRSVFDCNICLDMAQDPVLTCCGHLFCWPCFYKLSYVYSNVKECPVCMEEVTDTSLIPVYGNGNSNDNNKHRLKESGLKVPPRPSAQRVESVRQQLINRGVFSSSIEERMRHFGNVLIAMGEIPQSEDLDDTPLESERISLLENQAITSQALPFTGAEVSQHYHSVQVSRLLFQGAASLSSFSSAVNSAMNSAVESAERLVEDLEAVLHNHRGRRNHQQSSRPADRDSFSSIAAVIQPDIQNLDTVADADSMLPRSASSSRPDDAATVSQLESHSTGTDIESNSTVPISSSSSRRNLVSRRSEVDISLQTNPSSSRRRIEFSRVSDADNGQNRGHRRRSMQCHP; from the exons ATGGATCTTGATTTGAACGAAGAACCTTTATACTCTTCCAATGATTCGCTGTTGGGACTCACAACTATGTGGAATGAATTAGAAACCACCAATGGTCTTATAGAAGAACGTATCAGGCAGCTGGAAGCAGTTACTTTCAGGGCTAGGCAACGACAGAGATGGAGACAAAGTCACATCACCCCTCAAACGGTGAGTATTTCTGTGGAACCAGCTACCATTAATGTTCGCAGTGAAGGTAGACTGCTTATTGGGGAGGCTAGTGTTGCTACTGAAGAAAGGAGAGATGAGATGAATAAATTTGGCAAAAGGAATAGTGCCTATTTGTTAGCTAAAGCATTAGGCAGGAATGGGAATGGTAAGGAGGCCAGAAGTGATAGGAGTGTATTTGATTGTAACATATGCCTTGATATGGCACAAGATCCTGTATTAACTTGTTGTGGACACCTGTTTTGTTGGCCATGCTTCTATAAGCTGTCGTATGTTTACTCAAATGTGAAGGAATGCCCTGTGTGTATGGAAGAGGTTACAGACACAAGCCTTATTCCAGTTTATGGCAATGGAAACAGTAATGATAACAACAAGCACAGGTTGAAGGAGTCTGGCTTGAAGGTTCCTCCTAGGCCTTCTGCACAAAGAGTTGAGAGTGTGAGGCAGCAACTCATTAATCGTGGtgtattttcttcttcaattgaaGAAAGGATGCGGCATTTTGGCAATGTGCTCATTGCAATGGGGGAGATACCTCAATCAGAAGATCTTGATGATACTCCTCTTGAATCTGAGAGAATCAGTTTATTGGAAAATCAAGCCATTACTTCTCAGGCACTGCCTTTCACAGGGGCAGAGGTAAGCCAGCACTACCATTCTGTTCAAGTTTCAAGGTTATTGTTTCAAGGAGCAGCTTCACTGTCCTCCTTTTCATCAGCAGTGAATTCTGCGATGAATTCTGCAGTGGAATCTGCAGAAAGATTAGTTGAGGACCTTGAGGCAGTTTTGCACAATCATCGTGGGAGAAGAAACCACCAACAATCTTCACGTCCTGCTGATAGAGATTCATTTTCAAGCATTGCTGCTGTTATTCAACCTGACATCCAGAACCTGGATACAGTTGCTGATGCTGATTCTATGTTGCCTCGTTCGGCTTCATCTTCCAGGCCTGATGATGCTGCCACTGTTTCACAATTGGAAAGCCATAGCACGGGTACTGATATAGAAAGCAATTCTACTGTGCCCATTTCGTCGTCTTCTAGTAGAAGAAATCTAGTTTCTAGGCGTTCAGAAGTGGACATTAGCTTACAAACAAATCCTTCATCTTCCAGGAGAAGAATTGAGTTTTCCAGAGTTTCAGATGCAGACAATGGACAAAACCGTGGGCATAGACGGAGAAG TATGCAGTGTCATCCTTGA
- the LOC118053843 gene encoding homeobox-leucine zipper protein HAT14, translating to MQNKREMELGLSLGDAATTSKPFGFMEKSTQLTNKVTSGFCMGLSIGTNHTLQEEDEDKDDHKLSNNIDHNSDNTDTRTAAVQANKGTILTVDTSTDPPIQLDLLPNTPVPRNQNSILTLASDNGTNFEAGSSGNMSRGFDVNRFSAVMVHEDQADQDGATLSSSPPNSATSSFQMDFCIYSSKGGSGSNIEADQAERASSRASDEDENGSARKKLRLSKEQSSFLEESFKEHNTLTPKQKLALAKELNLRPRQVEVWFQNRRARTKLKQTEVDCEYLKRCCETLTEENRRLHKELQELRALKTSNPYYMQLPATTLTMCPSCERVAAAATSATATTATTTATTTNTQNNTTDPTSKTTGLSLSSSRPRFYPFSNTQTHPHQPKA from the exons atgcaaaataaaagagaaatggaGCTTGGGTTAAGCTTAGGAGATGCTGCTACTACTTCAAAACCATTTGGGTTCATGGAGAAATCTACACAGCTCACCAACAAAGTCACTTCTGGGTTTTGCATGGGTTTATCAATTGGTACAAATCACACCCTACAGGAAGAAGACGAAGATAAAGATGATCACAAACTTAGCAATAATATTGATCATAACTCTGACAATACAGACACAAGAACAGCAGCAGTACAAGCCAACAAGGGAACAATTTTGACTGTAGATACCAGTACTGATCCACCTATACAGCTTGATCTTCTCCCTAACACCCCTGTCCCTCGTAATCAGAACAGCATCCTCACGTTGGCATCTGATAATG GGACTAATTTTGAAGCTGGCTCTTCGGGTAACATGTCAAGAGGGTTTGATGTGAATAGATTCTCTGCTGTTATGGTACATGAAGATCAGGCTGATCAAGATGGGGCTACCCTTTCATCCTCACCACCAAACAGTGCGACCTCTTCTTTTCAAATGGATTTTTGCATTTACAGTAGTAAAGGTGGAAGCGGATCAAATATTGAAGCTGATCAGGCGGAGAGGGCTTCTTCTAGAGCCAGTGATGAAGATGAGAATGGTAGTGCTAGAAAGAAACTCAGGCTCTCTAAAGAACAGTCTTCTTTTCTTGAAGAAAGCTTCAAAGAACACAACACCCTCACTCCT AAACAAAAGCTTGCGCTTGCTAAGGAGCTTAATCTTCGTCCTCGCCAGGTAGAAGTCTGGTTTCAAAATAGAAGAGcaag GACTAAACTGAAGCAAACTGAAGTTGATTGTGAGTACTTGAAGAGATGTTGTGAGACATTAACAGAAGAGAACAGAAGACTCCACAAGGAGCTTCAAGAATTAAGAGCCTTAAAGACTTCAAATCCATATTACATGCAACTCCCAGCCACTACTCTCACCATGTGCCCCTCTTGTGAACGAGTTGCCGCCGCCGCCACCTCTGCCACAGCAACTACTGCAACCACCACCGCCACCACAACCAATACCCAGAACAATACCACTGACCCCACTTCTAAAACAACGGGGTTATC